The following are encoded in a window of Roseivirga misakiensis genomic DNA:
- a CDS encoding VOC family protein, with the protein MESNLSIRGIEPVLPSQDIVRDIAWHKKYTGFEYSSGDKMYAVLKRDNQYIHLQWHADNEEDPLLGGSVVKIFVFDIMPFVEEFIDRGTIKPEKFQRNTPWGTHEFGFFDLNGNAIYIVQDK; encoded by the coding sequence ATGGAGTCAAACTTGAGCATCCGCGGTATAGAACCCGTACTTCCTTCGCAAGATATTGTCCGTGATATAGCATGGCATAAAAAGTACACAGGCTTTGAATATAGCAGCGGAGATAAGATGTATGCAGTGCTCAAAAGAGATAATCAATACATTCATTTACAATGGCATGCTGATAATGAAGAAGATCCACTATTGGGTGGCTCAGTCGTAAAAATATTCGTCTTCGATATTATGCCTTTTGTAGAAGAGTTTATCGACCGAGGTACAATCAAACCAGAAAAATTTCAACGAAATACGCCATGGGGCACCCATGAATTTGGATTCTTTGACCTCAACGGAAACGCCATTTACATAGTCCAAGATAAATAA
- a CDS encoding serine hydrolase, protein MKNLLATALLFISTISVAQNANIEERIKRIENGLLPVLQIKGEKIPTYNVNERLKQLRIPGMSVAFVKDGKVEWARAYGMSDVASNKPMTTETMLLAGSISKPVAALRAHQLVENGSLSLDTDVNEYLKSWKVPENEFTTKEKVTLRRILNHTAGLTVWGFPGYDKGDKIPSVSEVLDGKGNTDAVRVYKEPGKSWMYSGGGYTIMQLMITDVEGINFPETMQKNVLDPLGMTKSTFVNPLPEKYHGMAATGYRGNGQEVEGKWPIYPEMAAAGLWTTPTQLIQYAIEVQKINKDKKDGVLTYNSIEAMLTPGMNDHGLGPQAGKERFGHGGADEGFRANLIAWKNEPYAMVVMVNSDNGQIIQEMQLAIAKEYGLSGVEADVREIAKLSSEEFEKYTGKFQVGELGVVEVENTGKSLLFKAPFIQQRVEIVPQSETNFFDKADGTQIIFELAEGKVTGFKVQGLQAKRIIED, encoded by the coding sequence ATGAAAAATCTACTAGCAACCGCCCTTTTATTCATTTCTACCATTAGCGTAGCTCAAAATGCCAATATTGAGGAAAGAATTAAAAGAATTGAAAATGGCTTACTGCCAGTTCTTCAGATTAAAGGAGAAAAGATTCCTACTTACAATGTAAACGAACGCCTAAAGCAATTAAGGATTCCAGGAATGAGTGTGGCCTTCGTCAAAGACGGAAAAGTCGAATGGGCGCGTGCCTACGGTATGTCCGATGTAGCTAGCAACAAACCGATGACTACAGAGACTATGCTATTAGCTGGATCGATTAGTAAACCAGTTGCTGCCCTCAGAGCACATCAGCTTGTAGAAAATGGTTCGTTAAGCCTAGATACCGACGTAAATGAGTATTTAAAGTCTTGGAAGGTCCCAGAAAATGAATTTACCACAAAAGAAAAAGTCACTTTGAGAAGAATTCTCAACCATACAGCCGGTCTGACAGTATGGGGATTTCCAGGTTACGATAAAGGCGATAAGATTCCATCTGTATCAGAAGTATTAGATGGAAAGGGTAATACAGATGCAGTTCGCGTGTACAAAGAGCCCGGTAAGAGTTGGATGTATTCTGGTGGAGGTTACACTATCATGCAGTTAATGATTACTGATGTGGAAGGCATAAACTTTCCAGAGACCATGCAAAAAAATGTGTTAGACCCTCTTGGGATGACCAAAAGTACTTTTGTAAACCCTTTGCCTGAAAAGTACCACGGTATGGCGGCTACTGGATACAGAGGAAACGGACAGGAAGTGGAAGGTAAATGGCCGATTTACCCCGAAATGGCAGCTGCGGGACTTTGGACCACCCCTACCCAACTGATCCAATATGCCATCGAAGTTCAGAAGATTAACAAGGATAAAAAAGATGGTGTTTTAACTTATAACTCAATAGAAGCCATGCTGACTCCTGGTATGAATGATCACGGCCTTGGACCACAAGCTGGTAAAGAAAGATTTGGACATGGTGGTGCAGATGAAGGCTTTAGAGCGAATCTTATTGCCTGGAAAAATGAACCATATGCTATGGTCGTCATGGTTAATTCAGATAACGGTCAGATTATTCAGGAAATGCAACTAGCTATTGCCAAAGAGTACGGATTGTCTGGAGTAGAAGCAGATGTAAGAGAGATTGCTAAACTATCTTCAGAGGAATTCGAAAAGTACACTGGAAAATTCCAGGTGGGCGAACTTGGTGTTGTTGAGGTAGAAAATACGGGAAAATCACTCCTCTTTAAAGCACCGTTCATTCAACAACGTGTAGAAATTGTGCCTCAAAGTGAGACAAACTTTTTCGATAAAGCCGATGGTACACAGATTATATTTGAACTAGCCGAAGGCAAGGTCACCGGATTCAAGGTGCAAGGGCTACAAGCCAAAAGAATTATAGAAGACTAA
- a CDS encoding M20/M25/M40 family metallo-hydrolase: protein MKRLLTLLMLLTFCLAPLAQGQDQKTVIENIIKEANGNSQLEELAYEMLDKNGPRLVGSPQMQAANEWAVNKFESWGISARNEQWGEWRGWERGITHVDLIEPRVKTLEAMSLAWSPASNGPVTAEVVMIPDVADQAAFEAWLPTVKGKFVMINAAQPTGRPDYNWEKFGTEASIEKMRKDRNTILRAWSQRIRKTGYNSRTLPTALEDAGAVGILISNWSRGFGVNKIFGARTKKVPTVDIGLEDYGTLFRMVEHGDAPQIRVEVTSKELGMMPTYNTMAEIKGSEKPNEYVMLSAHFDSWDGGTGATDNGTGSLVMMEAMRILKKHYPNPKRTILAGLWGSEEQGLNGSSAFVQDNPKVVEGLQALFNQDNGTGRVVNISGQGFLHSYEFINRWLGAVPREYKSEIRTNFPGTPGGGGSDYASFVSAGAPGFSLSSLSWDYGSYTWHTNRDTYDKIVFDDVRNNAILTAILVYMASEDPKTFPRDKAELGTNPRNGQPRAWPTPRNPNRKGGQ, encoded by the coding sequence ATGAAACGATTATTAACACTTTTAATGTTGCTGACTTTTTGTTTGGCTCCCCTAGCACAAGGGCAAGACCAAAAAACAGTAATTGAGAACATTATTAAAGAGGCCAATGGCAACTCACAGCTAGAGGAACTTGCTTATGAGATGCTTGACAAAAATGGACCTCGACTAGTAGGAAGCCCTCAAATGCAAGCTGCGAATGAATGGGCTGTCAATAAATTTGAAAGTTGGGGTATTTCCGCCAGAAATGAGCAATGGGGAGAATGGCGCGGTTGGGAACGTGGAATTACGCATGTCGACCTTATCGAACCAAGAGTAAAAACACTAGAAGCTATGTCCTTAGCATGGAGCCCAGCTTCAAACGGCCCGGTAACTGCAGAAGTTGTTATGATTCCAGATGTAGCGGATCAAGCAGCTTTTGAAGCGTGGTTGCCTACGGTGAAAGGAAAATTCGTGATGATTAACGCCGCTCAACCGACAGGTAGACCAGATTACAACTGGGAAAAGTTTGGTACCGAAGCTTCGATTGAAAAAATGAGAAAAGATCGAAATACGATCTTAAGAGCTTGGTCTCAGCGAATTAGAAAGACAGGTTATAATAGTAGAACGCTACCTACAGCACTTGAAGATGCTGGGGCCGTCGGAATTTTGATTTCTAACTGGTCAAGAGGATTCGGCGTAAATAAGATTTTTGGTGCCAGAACCAAAAAAGTGCCAACCGTTGATATCGGACTGGAAGATTACGGAACACTTTTCAGAATGGTTGAGCATGGTGATGCACCTCAAATCAGAGTGGAAGTCACTTCTAAAGAGCTCGGAATGATGCCAACCTATAATACCATGGCGGAAATTAAGGGTAGCGAAAAGCCTAATGAATACGTCATGCTTTCTGCTCATTTCGATTCTTGGGATGGTGGTACTGGTGCTACCGACAACGGTACAGGGTCATTAGTGATGATGGAAGCCATGAGAATCTTGAAGAAACACTATCCAAACCCAAAAAGAACGATTCTTGCTGGGCTTTGGGGAAGTGAAGAGCAAGGCTTAAACGGATCAAGTGCTTTTGTTCAAGATAACCCAAAAGTGGTGGAAGGCCTTCAAGCACTTTTCAACCAAGATAATGGAACAGGAAGAGTTGTAAATATTAGCGGACAGGGATTCCTTCACTCTTATGAATTCATTAACAGGTGGTTGGGAGCAGTTCCAAGAGAGTATAAATCTGAAATCAGAACGAATTTCCCTGGTACTCCAGGCGGCGGCGGCTCAGACTATGCATCATTTGTATCCGCAGGAGCCCCAGGATTTAGCTTAAGTTCTCTTAGTTGGGATTATGGTAGCTATACTTGGCATACCAACCGTGATACTTACGATAAAATTGTATTTGATGACGTGAGAAATAACGCCATTTTAACCGCTATTCTGGTCTATATGGCGTCAGAAGATCCTAAAACCTTTCCAAGGGATAAGGCTGAGTTAGGTACGAATCCAAGAAATGGACAACCACGTGCTTGGCCGACGCCAAGAAATCCAAACCGTAAAGGAGGTCAGTAA
- a CDS encoding nuclear transport factor 2 family protein: MNQLIDKFYTAFANLDAETMAACYHKDIMFYDPGFGELKGEKAGNMWRMLCSNQKGKGLKVVHANVNANENTGQADWEAWYTFSKTGRKVHNIIHAEFEFKDGLIIKHTDHFNLHRWSSQALGTSGKLLGWTGFFRKKLQNQTGRMLDKFESTL; this comes from the coding sequence ATGAATCAACTCATCGATAAATTTTATACCGCATTCGCCAATCTTGATGCCGAAACAATGGCGGCGTGCTACCACAAAGACATAATGTTTTATGATCCGGGTTTTGGCGAACTGAAAGGTGAAAAAGCTGGTAATATGTGGCGAATGCTATGTTCCAATCAAAAAGGTAAAGGCTTAAAAGTGGTTCATGCCAATGTAAACGCCAATGAAAACACTGGACAAGCCGATTGGGAAGCGTGGTATACATTTAGCAAAACAGGCAGAAAAGTTCATAATATCATTCATGCAGAGTTTGAGTTTAAAGATGGCCTCATCATCAAACATACCGATCATTTCAACCTACACCGATGGTCTTCTCAAGCACTTGGCACCAGTGGTAAGTTATTAGGCTGGACAGGGTTCTTCAGAAAGAAGCTCCAAAACCAGACAGGAAGAATGCTCGATAAATTCGAATCTACCCTATGA
- a CDS encoding DUF6265 family protein: protein MQGSWHGEAFGGQIQEVWTPPLGDSMMCAFKLVVNNKVQFYELCQIREENGTLVLRLKHFNGDLKSWETKDETVDFPLVKLEENKVYFDGFTIEKAADDKLNMYVVISEAGKKEEMTFNYTRTID from the coding sequence ATACAAGGCAGCTGGCATGGAGAGGCCTTTGGTGGACAAATACAGGAAGTTTGGACACCGCCGCTCGGCGACTCAATGATGTGCGCCTTTAAACTAGTGGTAAATAACAAGGTGCAATTTTATGAACTCTGCCAAATCAGAGAAGAAAATGGCACTTTGGTACTAAGATTAAAACACTTTAACGGTGATTTAAAGTCTTGGGAAACTAAGGACGAAACTGTTGATTTTCCACTAGTGAAATTAGAAGAAAACAAGGTGTACTTCGATGGATTTACAATTGAAAAGGCTGCCGATGACAAACTAAACATGTATGTCGTGATTAGCGAGGCCGGTAAAAAAGAAGAAATGACCTTTAATTATACTAGAACTATTGACTAG